A stretch of Scheffersomyces stipitis CBS 6054 chromosome 2, complete sequence DNA encodes these proteins:
- a CDS encoding predicted protein (go_funtion pepsin A activity~go_process proteolysis and peptidolysis) — protein MESPEDKSIFKLLLTIPTDDSYYNAHFQVGKSENQVDLRLDLIQPEVWVMNDNAFFDCDHIDEWWSSEEKAYSQSSDLPASITTELEYLATVCGQGGLYTSSTGTAMPTATVDGLENGDPYLIPYINVIEASGVFATDDIRFNLSTGASFLMPNFTFLNVNHTNMYFGGLGVAGNPRGSGFLDTLTERGIIKSSGYSLWFNNQTGTDALGQLIPGVVDSKYYDGDFYVFDMLPHSGIRFPVAEQWANNVLDGLILPTLQIDDVRVVNSNSKQSLSLKSSNEPIPIILDSRSTYNYLPLDVIVNLAIQLNAYYSNEAGRWLVECDTVADSGGLFSFVFEGLQIRIPLSEFMSEAYFQGSLLKFSSGERACYLSVLPTDSNGFNSLGLPFIKNIYLAVDNAGQQIALANSNRNLVLEKDDFSAVDSTFSQTTTVAAGGSSSARNASVSIAYIESGFIPFATKVNNTSEQELTFTFSTVSDSSNNAVLDIPARFSGAIIRSGEIIVTGVQTGTGSGAFSTTTILLPGMASAASERTTIISSLFNQDYNLRNSMSSPSSVVSLVGSMFSISSFSALRLT, from the exons ATGGAGAGCCCAGAAGACAAGCTGATTTTTAAGCTCTTGTTAACGATACCCACCGACGACTCATACTATAACGCTCATTTCCAGGTTGGAAAGTCTGAAAACCAGGTAGACTTGCGGCTAGATTTGATCCAGCCGGAAGTCTGGGTCATGAACGATAATGCGTTCTTTGACTGTGACCATATTGATGAATGGTGGagttcagaagaaaaggcATACAGTCAATCCTCAGACTTGCCAGCACTGATAACCACTGAATTAGAATACTTGGCTACAGTATGTGGGCAAGGGGGCCTCTACACACTGTCTACTGGCACTGCCATGCCTACTGCCACAGTTGATGGCCTAGAAAACGGCGACCCGTACTTAATTCCGTATATCAACGTAATTGAAGCATCAGGAGTATTTGCTACCGACGATATACGATTCAATCTCTCGACGGGTGCCCTGTTTTTGATGCCTAACTTTACGTTTCTCAACGTTAACCACACCAACATGTATTTCGGAGGATTGGGAGTGGCAGGAAACCCACGAGGCTCAGGTTTTCTCGATACTCTAACTGAGAGAGGAAtcatcaagtcttcagGTTACTCCCTTTGGTTCAATAACCAGACTGGTACGGATGCTCTTGGGCAGTTGATACCAGGTGTTGTAGATTCCAAATACTATGACGGCGACTTCTATGTGTTTGACATGTTGCCTCACTCTGGTATCCGTTTTCCTGTGGCAGAGCAATGGGCCAACAATGTGTTGGATGGGTTGATTTTGCCAACGTTGCAGATCGACGATGTTCGTGTAGTAAATCTGAACAGCAAACAGAGTCTCTCGTTAAAGTCGCTGAACGAACCCATTCCGATCATATTGGACTCAAGGTCTACGTATAATTACCTTCCCCTAGATGTTATTGTAAATTTGGCCATCCAGCTCAATGCTTACTACAGTAACGAAGCTGGAAGATGGTTGGTAGAATGTGACACTGTAGCTGATTCGGGAGGATTGTTCAGTTTTGTATTCGAAGGTTTGCAAATCAGAATCCCACTTTCGGAGTTCATGTCTGAAGCCTACTTTCAGGGAAGTCTCTTGAAATTCTCCTCTGGTGAAAGAGCCTGCTATTTGTCAGTCTTACCTACAGATCTGAACGGTTTCAACCTGCTCGGATTGCCGTTTATCAAGAACATCTACCTTGCTGTGGATAACGCTGGACAGCAGATAGCCTTGGCCAATTCAAATAGAAATCTTGTATTGGAGAAGGACGATTTCTCTGCAGTAGATAGCACATTCTCCCAGACTACAACGGTTGCAGCTGGAGGTTCTTCAAGCGCACGAAACGCGTCAGTTTCGATTGCATACATTGAATCCGGATTCATTCCGTTTGCTACTAAAGTCAACAATACTTCTGAGCAAGAGTTGACCTTCACCTTTTCTACAGTTAGCGACAGTCTGAATAATGCAGTATTGGATATTCCAGCAAGGTTCTCTGGTGCAATCATCAGAAGTGGGGAGATCATCGTGACTGGAGTTCAGACAGGGACAGGTAGTGGTGCATTCAGCACTACCACGATCCTTCTACCAGGAATGGCTAGTGCTGCAAGTGAAAGAACAACCA TCATAAGTTCACTATTTAACCAGGACTATAATTTGCGCAACTCTATGTCGTCACCATCATCCGTAGTGTCATTGGTGGGATCAATGTTTTCTATATCGTCATTTCTGGCCTTGAGACTCACATAA
- a CDS encoding predicted protein, translating to MVSILQLPDDVLAQVIRLLDTQDVKLLLMFPGLRDLANEYLYKNSKYVIYFDDKSLDSTSENDIKKDTAECEVLQSLQQHIEENDTMDTDGDDSDFELVMDTDDSCVSPKHEGIRTDTHQDLPGLRVSSLVNCDKITEHIARFRNFQVNISVSYFKDMIVQLDLYHNLIRAIFECGSEGGFDRHNHTRKNIKLLIQLNYSLNSFNDVKDCLINIDKVSEYFNHQGNNNVQIDLELNKR from the coding sequence ATGGTTTCCATCTTACAATTGCCAGACGACGTGCTTGCTCAAGTGATTCGTTTACTAGATACACAGGATGTCAAGTTGCTCCTTATGTTTCCGGGTTTGCGAGATCTAGCCAACGAGTACCTCTACAAGAATAGCAAGTATGTCATCTATTTCGACGACAAATCCCTAGATAGTACGTCAGAAAAtgacatcaagaaggacaCCGCAGAATGCGAGGTTTTGCAGTCTCTACAGCAgcatatagaagaaaatgatacAATGGATACCGACGGCGACGACAGTGATTTTGAGTTGGTAATGGACACGGATGATCTGTGTGTTAGTCCAAAGCATGAAGGTATCAGGACCGATACGCACCAAGATCTCCCTGGACTAAGAGTATCAAGTCTTGTAAATTGTGATAAGATCACCGAGCACATAGCGAGATTTCGAAATTTCCAGGTTAACATATCAGTAAGTTATTTTAAAGATATGATAGTGCAATTGGATCTCTACCATAATTTGATAAGGGCGATTTTTGAGTGTGGGTCAGAAGGGGGGTTTGACAGACATAATCATACACGCAAGAATATCAAACTACTAATACAACTAAACTATTCCTTAAACTCGTTCAATGATGTCAAAGACTGTTTAATTAATATTGACAAGGTATCGGAATACTTTAATCATCAGGGTAACAATAATGTCCAGATTGACTTAGAGTTGAATAAGAGATAA
- a CDS encoding predicted protein produces the protein MSDPINANPTIIDVSALPTRISASSDKSKSRHDELFERVLSLSLAPKKHSLNIDNLTLPDLVSDIEMESPTEDELSDAIVEESEDEDLIDEQEIFDLISTISDPEHPLTLAQLAVVNLEDIKVTHGVNKKTDISEVLIKITPTITHCSLATLIGLGIRVRLERCLPPRFRIRIFIKEGTHQSENQVNKQLNDKERVAAACENSQLLTVISQMLSTCK, from the exons ATGTCAGACCCGATTAATGCCAACCCAACTATCATAGATGTTTCTGCACTTCCCACGAGAATTTCGGCCTCGCTGGATAAGCTGAAAAGCAGGCACGATGAGCTATTTGAGAGAGTGCTATCACTTTCTTTAGCCCCAAAGAAGCATTCTTTAAACATCGACAATCTTACACTTCCAGATTTGGTATCAGATATAGAAATGGAGTCTCCCACAGAAGACGAGTTGCTGGATGCTatagttgaagaatctgag gatgaagattTGATAGACGAACAAGAGATATTCGATCTCATATCTACCATCTCAGATCCTGAACATCCTCTTACTTTGGCCCAGTTGGCTGTAGTTAATTTGGAAGATATCAAGGTGACACACGGTGTCAATAAGAAAACTGATATTTCTGAAgtgttgatcaagattACACCCACCATCACACATTGCTCGTTGGCTACATTAATTGGTTTGGGCATCAGAGTCAGATTGGAAAGATGCCTCCCACCAAGATTCAGAATCAGGATATTCATCAAGGAGGGCACTCATCAGTCTGAGAACCAAGTAAACAAGCAGCTAAACGACAAAGAAAGAGTTGCTGCAGCTTGTGAGAATCTGCAGTTGTTGACCGTGATTCTGCAGATGTTGAGCACCTGTAAGTAA
- a CDS encoding predicted protein (go_component nucleus; small nucleolar ribonucleoprotein complex), which produces QLPLYLLTAAKTKQILIELKNGETLNGGLVNCDSWMNLTLKDVIQTSSNGETFLKIPEVYIRGNHIKYLRLPEEIMDYAKEQNILNMEQRNRNQKRRGNSNYSHNTNNNNRRGGNRNGGGYNSGRRFNGNNANANANAHSNTNQAQN; this is translated from the exons CAGTTACCATTATACTTGTTAACAGCTGCTAAGACAAAGCAGATATTgatagaattgaagaatggcGAGACCTTGAACGGTGGCCTAGTCAACTGTGATTCGTGGATGAACTTGACGTTGAAGGATGTCATTCAGACATCTTCTAATGGGGAgactttcttgaagattccTGAAGTCTACATCAGAGGAAACCACATCAAGTACTTGAGattgccagaagaa ATAATGGACTATGCTAAAGAACAAAACATCTTGAACATGGAAcagagaaacagaaaccaaaagagaagaggAAACAGCAACTACAGCCACAACACtaataacaacaatagAAGAGGAGGAAACAGAAACGGAGGAGGTTACAACTCGGGCCGTCGTTTCAACGGCAACAACGCTAACGCCAATGCTAATGCACACAGCAACACCAACCAAGCCCAGAACTAG
- the FPR1 gene encoding FK506 binding protein proline rotamase rapamycin-binding protein (go_process protein folding), which translates to MSAPATTQIEVLQEGDGKTFPKIGDLVTIHYTGTLENGKKFDSSRDRGKPFQCTIGVGQVIKGWDTGIPKLSLGSRSKLTIPGHEAYGPRGFPGLIPPNATLIFDVELIGIN; encoded by the coding sequence ATGTCTGCTCCAGCCACTACTCAAATCGAAGTCTTACAAGAAGGTGATGGTAAGACCTTCCCAAAGATCGGCGACTTAGTCACCATCCACTACACCGGAACTTTGGAAAACGGCAAGAAGTTCGACTCGTCCCGTGACAGAGGTAAGCCATTCCAATGCACTATTGGTGTTGGTCAAGTCATCAAGGGCTGGGACACTGGTATTCCCAAGTTGAGCTTAGGCTCCAGATCCAAGTTGACGATTCCAGGTCACGAGGCTTACGGCCCAAGAGGTTTCCCAGGATTGATTCCTCCTAATGCCACCTTGATTTTTGACGTTGAATTGATCGGCATCAACTAA
- a CDS encoding predicted protein (go_funtion protein transporter activity~go_process protein secretion), which produces MSKNKDPNSLINLQREYILDQLKSVQEPGQLYNLILDDTTETVINQVLSKEALLRVVTSIEKIDAKRRQNTYLRAIYFVDSTIYNYKCILADVQTNRYKGGIGLFLPSLPNNTRVRSFYETKFINNPRVSAYFDNTASIKYIEANFYPVETRVFLTDSNTPNSMPIYYNENCMDYVLDQIKASARALVNLMVLTGEYPLVRFYCPQDATHAASRLPELLADEFQRQIDDYARLNHDYPPQGNPDKPRSILLITDRTMDLYAPLLHEFTYQAMAMDIVYSLERSGKYNYKSENEKGEIQEVEAELEDEDDEDWVNLRHLHIIESSELIFNKIQDMIKNNPLMIDRSKAQTSGDLMYIVAHLKGFDEERRHMTLHKTLIDECLDINASRKLAEFAADFEQTCAAGGTSFEGERNKNLHDDLIVLLARDDLHINDKMRLVLIYGLYRGGLIEADFKKLVKFIGVNDRQIISLISRCFTNLHKLDFPVVKSDVKDKKVVKEMFHTINNEGTYNTSRFSPGVKRVMQNAAKYQLDEDWFPYFRDKPLEEDIPNGDSRMSPSTSGLHSNGGSLRNVRIKASWAQTSARAGSQIGRPKQRIFCFVAGGITYSEMRSIYELSNSLNKDFYIGSESILKPRDFLIGLQGIDKAKSLADLDLHIAKPKPTDPPMYLFDDGRPKPIPAQAGGGSNGNGPVPSHYQKRASVGSTEVPDKTKEKKRSKLKNLFK; this is translated from the exons ATGTCCAAGAATAAGGACCCCAACTCGCTAATCAACCTTCAGCGAGAATACATCCTCGACCAGCTCAAACTGGTGCAAGAACCAGGTCAATTGTACAACTTGATCCTTGACGATACCACAGAGACTGTCATCAACCAGGTGCTCCTGAAGGAAGCCTTGCTCAGAGTCGTCACTTCCATAGAAAAGATTGATGCCAAACGTCGTCAAAACACATACTTAAGAGCCATCTACTTTGTCGATTCTACcatctacaactacaagtGCATACTTGCTGATGTCCAAACCAATCGTTACAAGGGAGGTATAGGCCTTTTCCTTCCGTCTCTTCCTAACAATACCAGGGTAAGAAGCTTCTACGAGACaaagttcatcaacaatCCCCGAGTCAGTGCCTATTTCGACAACACTGCTTCCATCAAATACATCGAGGCAAACTTCTATCCAGTGGAAACGAGGGTATTTCTCACTGATAGCAATACCCCCAACTCGATGCCTATTTACTACAACGAAAACTGCATGGATTATGTGCTTGATCAGATTAAAGCCTCAGCTAGAGCCTTAGTGAACTTGATGGTGTTGACGGGAGAGTATCCCCTAGTTCGATTCTACTGTCCTCAGGATGCTACCCATGCGGCTTCGAGATTACCAGAATTGCTTGCGGATGAGTTTCAGCGCCAAATTGACGATTACGCCAGGTTGAATCACGACTATCCTCCTCAAGGTAACCCAGATAAACCTCGGTCGATTCTATTGATAACTGACCGAACGATGGATCTCTACGCTCCTTTGCTCCACGAGTTCACCTACCAAGCTATGGCTATGGATATCGTGTATAGTTTGGAAAGATCAGGCAAGTACAACTACAAGtctgaaaatgaaaaggGGGAAATTCAGGAAGTAGAAGCGGagcttgaagatgaagatgacgaagactGGGTCAATTTGAGACATTTGCATATAATCGAGAGTTCAGAattgatcttcaacaagatccagGACatgatcaagaacaacCCCCTTATGATAGACAGATCTAAAGCCCAGACACTGGGAGACTTGATGTATATAGTGGCTCATTTGAAGGGATTTGACGAGGAAAGAAGACATATGACATTACACAAGACCTTGATAGACGAGTGTCTCGATATCAATGCTCTGCGTAAGCTTGCTGAGTTTGCCGCTGATTTCGAACAGACATGCGCTGCAGGTGGAACCAGTTTCGAAGGGGAAAGGAACAAAAATTTGCATGATGATTTAATTGTACTATTAGCCAGAGATGATTTACATATCAACGACAAAATGAGGTTGGTGTTGATCTACGGCTTGTATCGGGGTGGGTTGATTGAGGCCGACTTTAAGAAACTTGTCAAGTTTATCGGAGTCAACGACAGGCAGATCATTTCTTTGATCTCACGTTGTTTCACAAACTTGCACAAGTTGGATTTCCCTGTAGTGAAACTGGATgtcaaagacaagaaagtAGTCAAGGAGATGTTTCACACTATCAACAACGAAGGAACTTACAATACTTCGAGATTTTCTCCAGGTGTAAAACGAGTAATGCAGAACGCTGCCAAATACCAGTTGGATGAAGACTGGTTTCCGTACTTTAGAGACAAGcctttggaagaagatatcCCAAACGGCGATTCAAGAATGTCTCCATCCACAAGTGGATTGCACTCGAATGGAGGCTCGTTGAGAAATGTCAGAATCAAGGCATCTTGGGCCCAGACATCAGCAAGAGCCGGTAGTCAAATTGGTAGACCTAAGCAGCGCATCTTTTGTTTTGTGGCTGGTGGAATCACATATTCAGAGATGAGATCTATATATGAGTTGTCCAACAGCTTGAATAAGGATTTTTACATTGGCTCAGAGTCGATCTTGAAACCAAGagacttcttgattggCTTGCAGGGGATCGATAAGGCCAAGTCGTTAGCTGATTTGGATTTACACATTGCCAAGCCTAAGCCTACTGACCCACCCATGTACTTGTTTGATGATGGTCGTCCCAAACCCATTCCAGCACAGGCTGGAGGAG GCAGTAACGGTAACGGACCAGTCCCTAGTCATTACCAGAAGAGGGCGTCCGTGGGTTCGACAGAGGTTCCGGACAAGActaaagaaaaaaagagactgaagttgaagaacttgttcaaataA
- a CDS encoding predicted protein yields the protein MSLQLENGNEFGDENFHDASDDPFSPFPPAPSILTQIDHNSITNNYARVVQWGMHKGTYDTRHFRCYRDDCRRALPGKCNFHNYLPYVPSPLGRNMVTSSIECNTPDVNSRTPENEQSEGEATMERTTQDFESQLSSLLCDLLDQIDHGRKRLRTRIHIGRERLEVTYKKVSTIIDETSV from the coding sequence ATGTCcttgcaattggaaaatggTAACGAGTTTGGCGACGAAAATTTCCATGATGCTAGCGACGACCCATTCTCTCCATTTCCTCCTGCTCCATCCATTTTGACCCAAATAGATCATAACTCCATAACCAACAACTACGCAAGAGTAGTGCAATGGGGAATGCACAAAGGCACTTACGACACCAGACACTTCCGCTGCTATAGAGATGATTGTAGAAGAGCACTTCCAGGAAAGTGCAATTTCCACAACTACTTGCCTTATGTTCCGCTGCCCCTAGGAAGAAATATGGTGACTTCACTGATTGAATGCAACACTCCAGACGTCAATTCTAGAACTCCAGAGAATGAACAAAGTGAAGGTGAGGCTACAATGGAAAGAACAACGCAGGACTTTGAAAGTCAACTATCATCCCTCCTATGTGACTTGTTGGATCAGATCGACCACGGTAGAAAACGTTTGAGAACCAGGATACATATTGGGAGAGAAAGGCTAGAAGTCACATACAAGAAAGTATCTACAATAATAGATGAAACAAGTGTCTGA
- a CDS encoding predicted protein, with protein sequence TAEAIIYILGWYFFSLSISIYNKWMFGKDGLDFKFPILITAFHQFCLMIMSCIVLYSRPKLRPTVNEVADPTDNSFSKFLRTFRMDSIAYLKQIFPCSLASAGDIGLSNVSFKFISLSLYTMLKTSSLMFVLMFGLLFRLEKFNWRLVSIVLVMTGSVIMMVKKPDDYEPDEEDTHNSIGIILVIGASVMSGLRWSFTQLLLKRNPYTSNSISTIFYISPSMCLILFFLGLIFEGWTNFTDSHVWEVRGLVGTLSLMIIPGFLAFMMTLCEFKLLTVAQVITLSVAGIFKELLTILLSSLIFGDKLSIINGLGLVITFADIIWYNYYRYNESIDNDGYVSLKARND encoded by the coding sequence ACAGCAGAAGCCATTATCTACATCTTGGGGTGgtacttcttctcgttGTCGATCTCTATCTACAACAAGTGGATGTTTGGCAAAGACGGACTCGATTTCAAGTTCCCCATTCTCATCACTGCCTTCCACCAGTTCTGTCTTATGATCATGAGCTGCATCGTACTATACAGTAGACCCAAGTTACGACCCACAGTCAACGAAGTTGCTGACCCAACAGACAACTCCTTCTCAAAATTCTTAAGGACGTTCAGAATGGACTCCATTGCATATTTGAAACAGATCTTTCCATGTTCGTTAGCATCTGCTGGGGACATAGGTCTCTCCAACgtttctttcaaattcatctCTTTAAGTTTGTACACTATGTTGAAAACTTCGTCGTTGATGTTTGTTCTCATGTTCGGACTTCTTTTCAGgcttgaaaagttcaattgGCGTTTAGTCAGTATAGTCTTAGTCATGACAGGTTCCGTAATTATGATGGTAAAAAAACCAGATGATTACGAaccagacgaagaagataccCACAATAGCATTGGAATCATATTAGTTATAGGAGCTTCGGTTATGTCGGGCCTTAGATGGTCTTTTACCcagttgttgttgaaaaggaaTCCATACACAAGCAACTCCATATCTACCATATTCTACATTTCTCCTTCAATGTGTCTCATCTTATTTTTCTTAGGTTTAATTTTTGAAGGATGGACAAACTTCACTGATTCTCATGTGTGGGAAGTACGGGGTCTTGTTGGAACGTTATCGTTAATGATTATTCCCGGCTTCTTAGCATTTATGATGACATTGTGTGAATTTAAGTTGTTAACTGTTGCACAGGTGATCACGCTATCAGTTGCTGGtatcttcaaagaattgcTCACGATCTTGTTGAGTTCCTTGATCTTCGGCGACAAACTTAGTATTATCAATGGTCTTGGATTGGTTATTACATTTGCTGATATAATCTGGTACAACTACTATAGGTACAATGAGAGCATTGACAACGATGGTTATGTGAGTCTCAAGGCCAGAAATGAC